AGTTAGCCGCGTAGTGGATCTGCGTCCTGCTGGTGAAGCGGAACCGGTGCAGAAGAAAATCGACGATCCAATCGACATCCTCGTTGTCGACGACAAGCCCGCTATTATCAATCAGGTCAAGGAGGGTGTCGCTCACACTCCTTGGAACATCCACGGTGTGTCTTCCACAGGTGAGGCGATCGACTTCTGCCAAAAGAAGATCCCAGACTGTATCGTAATCAGTCTCTCGCTACCGGAAGACGCAGCCATTACTTTGTTCCGCATCATTCGCTCCAACGCCAAGACGAAGTATATTCCGTTGTTTGGTTTGTCGGTGAAGACCGCGGTAGAAGAGCAAGCAAGAGCTCAGCAAGCTGGATTTAGCACGATTATCCATAAGCCAATCGATTTCGAAGAATTCGAAAACAAGGTAGGCAAGGCGGTTAATTTGGATGCATCCGGCAAGTACTTCGAAATGGGAGAAGGCTATATGACAGTGAAGCTCCCCAAGACCTGTAACGCTTCTGTCGTTAACGAAGTCAGCACCTATCTCAAGGCCAAGACAAGTGAGGCGGTAAACTCTGGCATCTCGAAGATTATCTTCGATGCGCAAGGTGTCTCTTCCCTCAATATGGATCTCATCAAGCTTCTCTTGCACTCCATGAAGACCTGTCGCGATCTCAGCCTAAAATATGCGCTGACTGGTAACGACGTGGTGATCGAAGAGAGCAAGAAGTTCGAAGAATCCAAAGACTGGAAATTCTGCGACTCCGTAGAGACCGCAAAGGCCTCCATCTAATTTTCCGTAACTAGGTCGATCTAGTTTTCTTTCACTCGAAACCCGCGGACTTTTGTCCGCGGGTTTCTTGTATTCAAATATGTAGACAGCGAATCCTCGCTGTTATTTGGGAATGGGATTATTTGCCCTGTTTTTTATTCCAACTATCCCGAAGCCCTACTGAACGATTAAAGGAGAGCTGCGTTGGGCTGCTGTCGGAATCAAGAACGTAGTAACCTTTTCGTTCGAATTGTATTGGCTCTCCGACTACGGCGTTCGCAAGTTCAGGTTCGCCGTAGCACTTCAGGATTGTTTCCGAATTCGGGTTTAGGTTGTCTAAGAAGGTCTGGCCTTCCTCTACTTCATTCGGGTCCGTTTTCGTGAACAACTGTTCGTAGTGGCGGGCTTCTAATTCTACATTCTCCGTAGCGCTTACCCAGTGGATCGTACCCTTTACCTTGCGGCCGTCGGGAGTCGAGCCTCCTCGGGATTCCGGATCAAATGTGGCGTGCAACTCTATGATTTCACCCGCATCGTTTTTGATAACATCTGTGCAGGTAATGTAGCATGCGTAGCGAAGGCGAACCTCGCGTCCTGGGCCAAGACGGAAAAACTTGCGAGGAGGATCCTCCATGAAGTCATCCCTTTCGATATAGATTTCTCTTGTTAGAGGCACTTTACGAGATCCTCTATCTTCATCGGCTGGGTGGTTCGGGCCCTCGTAGAATTCTGTTTCCTCCGGGAAGTTGGTGATAACAACTTTCAAGGGGTCGAGCACGGCCATGCGTCGGATCGCTTTGCCCTCTAGATCTTGGCGGAGACAGTATTCGAGCAAGGCGTATTCGTTTACACGTTCGCGCTTCGCGACACCGGCTCTCTCGCAGAATTCCTTCAATGCGTCGGGAGTGTAGCCCCGGCGGCGAAGTCCTGCGATGGTTGGCATGCGTGGATCGTCCCATCCATGGACATGCTTTTCGTTAACCAATTGGAGTAGCTTTCGCTTGCTGGTTACAATGTATTCAACGTTTAAGCGCGCGAATTCGATTTGTCTCGGTTTGTGGGGAACCGGAAGGTTTTCGATAAACCAGTTGTACAGCGGGCGATGGTATTCGAACTCCAAGGAGCATAGCGAGTGCGTGATGCCTTCGATAGCGTCGCTCTGTCCGTGGGTGAAGTCGTAGGAAGGGTAGATCTTCCATTTGTCTCCAGTGCGGTGATGATCCGCCTTTAGGATACGATAGAGCACAGGATCCCGCATGTTCATGTTCGGGTGTGCCATGTCTATTTTAGCGCGGAGAACCTTCTCGCCTTCTTGGAACTTGCCGGCTGCCATATCCTTGAAGAGTGCGAGGTTTTCTTCTGGAGTTCTCGTGCGGTAGGGGGAGTCTTGTCCCGGCTCGGTGAGCGAACCACGGTACTCGCGCATTTGCGATGGAGTTAAATCGTCCACATAGGCTTTGCCCTCTTCGATGAGTAGGATCGCCCAATCGAAGAGTTGCTGGAAATAGTCGGAGGCGAAGAAGAGGTTTTCTCCCCAGTCTGCTCCGAGCCAAAGTAGGTCTTCCTTGATCGCCTCTACGTATTCGGTTTCCTCTTTTTCAGGATTGGTATCATCAAAACGAAGGTGGAACTTTCCGTTGTAGTCCTTGGCGATGCCGTAGGAAACACCGATCGCGAAAGCGTGGCCTATATGGAGGTAGCCGTTGGGTTCTGGTGGAAAACGTGTAACGATTTGGCTGTGTTTACCGGCGGCGAGCTCCTCGTCGATGAAGTCGCGAATGAAATTCGAAGGTTTTTCTTCTGTCATGAATATGTGGGTACGAGGTTTAGAGGCTCGCTGATAATTTTTTTAAGCGGGAGACAACTGTTTCCTGGCCTAGCGTCTCTAGCATGGGAAGTAGGTCCGGACCTCCTCCGACTCCACTTACAGCGAAACGGAGAAGAGGGAACCACGCGAAGATCTTGAGATCTTTTTCGTCTGCCAAAGCTTGGATGCCGCGTTCCAGGGTAATGGCATCAAAAGATTCCAAATTCTCAAGCACGGGTATTACTTCTTGGATACGTTCGGCAGCATCTTTTCGTTTGAGTAGCTTTTTCTCAACCTTCGGATCTACGGAGTAGTCGTCGGTGAAGAAGTAAGCAGAGAAGGAGGGCAGATCTTCGAAGCTATTGATCTTTTGTTGGCACAGTTCGAGGACCTTGCGGAGGTACTCCTGATCGGTTTCGTCGTTCACGAGGCCAGCTTTTCCAAGGGCGCTGACTGCGGGCGGCAGGTAGCGCTCGATGGGCAAACGCTTCATGTGTTCGAAGTTGATGTGGGACATCTTCTTTTCGTCGAACCGGGCCCCCGCCTTTTGCAGGTCCGCGATGTCGAAACGCTCGATCAACTCGTCTACCGAAAGAACTTCTTGGTCATCCTTGGGAGCCCAACCGAGCAAGGCGATGAAGTTGACCACCGCTTCTGGAAGAAAGTCCCGTTGTTGGTATTCTTCGATCAAAGCTCCCTTGTCTCTTTTGGACATTTTCCCTTTTCCATGGGCTGGGTCCTTGAGGATCATGGACATGTGAGCGTAGACGGGCGGCTTGACGCCAAACGCCTTGAATAGCTCCACGTGCTTGGACGTATTGGGCAAATGGTCTTCGCCTCGAAGCACGTGTGTGATTCCCATCGCTATGTCATCCACGACATTTACGAAATGGAAGGACGGGTCGCCGTTTGAGCGTACGATTACGAAATCCCGTTCTTCGCGTCGGGTTACGTTGCCTCGAATCACATCTTCGATGACGACTGGCTCGGTGCGTACCTTTTCGACCTCCGCTTTGTGGTAGTCGTCGTACTCGGTGTAGCGTTCGCCTTCGAGTTTGAAGTAGATCGCGCCGTCCTTCTCGTAGGCACGGCCAGCGTCCTGGAGTTTTTTGAGGTAGTCCTGGTATATATCCCCTCGCTGGCTTTGGAAGTAGGGGCCGAAATCGCCTCCGACTTCCGGACCTTCGTCCCAGTTTAGGCCAAGCCATTTAAGTCCGTTGAGAAGCTCTTGCAGGGCGGCTTCGGTGTTGCGCTCCTTATCGGTGTCTTCGATGCGGAGGACGAGGGTGCCGCCGGTCTTGCGAGCGTACAACCAATTGAAGAGCGCTGTGCGAGCGGTGCCTATGTGGGTGGAGCCTGTTGGGCTGGGGGCGAATCTTACGCGTACCTGTGACATAAAGCGGGCTACAGTTATCTGAATCGGGTCTCGAATCAAGCTTGTGCTTGAAAGTTGGTTAGTGGCGGTTTCTGGAGTTGGTGGAAGCCCTAGGAAACGCCTTGGGGCTTTTGGGTGCCGGATTCTCTAGTTGTTGTCGTTTAACACTTAACGCTAGCGTATAAGTACTCAAAGACCCGTGAAGCCTGTCCTCTGAAAACCTTAGAAAATTCCATTTTTGAGGAGAACAGGGCGAATTCCGGATGCGTTGCACCGATATTAAATAGCACATACGCCTCTGCTGTCCTTTGGGACGGTTTGAGGAAACGCTTAATGTCACGAGTCGAACTTACTTCCCCATCCGATAAACATGAAAAACGTCGCCAGTAAACTAGGAACCTTTTTGACGGTAATGTCCGTTTCCACCCTCCAGAGCTCATTCGCAGATGTGAATGGCGAAATAACGGCCAGCAACCTTGAAACCGGTGCCTACACGGTCGCGATCGAAGGCGAGTCCGAAGTTTCCGTTGGTGAGT
This region of Pelagicoccus albus genomic DNA includes:
- a CDS encoding response regulator, translating into MRLKILTVDDSKTVRIIVKKSFKGFDCEITEAQNGVEGLAMAAKVNPDIILLDITMPVMDGVEMLTKLKSDPALKAIPVIMLTAEAGRENVMKIAKIGVRDYIVKPFKEDVLVDKVSRVVDLRPAGEAEPVQKKIDDPIDILVVDDKPAIINQVKEGVAHTPWNIHGVSSTGEAIDFCQKKIPDCIVISLSLPEDAAITLFRIIRSNAKTKYIPLFGLSVKTAVEEQARAQQAGFSTIIHKPIDFEEFENKVGKAVNLDASGKYFEMGEGYMTVKLPKTCNASVVNEVSTYLKAKTSEAVNSGISKIIFDAQGVSSLNMDLIKLLLHSMKTCRDLSLKYALTGNDVVIEESKKFEESKDWKFCDSVETAKASI
- a CDS encoding glutamate--tRNA ligase; its protein translation is MSQVRVRFAPSPTGSTHIGTARTALFNWLYARKTGGTLVLRIEDTDKERNTEAALQELLNGLKWLGLNWDEGPEVGGDFGPYFQSQRGDIYQDYLKKLQDAGRAYEKDGAIYFKLEGERYTEYDDYHKAEVEKVRTEPVVIEDVIRGNVTRREERDFVIVRSNGDPSFHFVNVVDDIAMGITHVLRGEDHLPNTSKHVELFKAFGVKPPVYAHMSMILKDPAHGKGKMSKRDKGALIEEYQQRDFLPEAVVNFIALLGWAPKDDQEVLSVDELIERFDIADLQKAGARFDEKKMSHINFEHMKRLPIERYLPPAVSALGKAGLVNDETDQEYLRKVLELCQQKINSFEDLPSFSAYFFTDDYSVDPKVEKKLLKRKDAAERIQEVIPVLENLESFDAITLERGIQALADEKDLKIFAWFPLLRFAVSGVGGGPDLLPMLETLGQETVVSRLKKLSASL
- a CDS encoding glutamine--tRNA ligase/YqeY domain fusion protein → MTEEKPSNFIRDFIDEELAAGKHSQIVTRFPPEPNGYLHIGHAFAIGVSYGIAKDYNGKFHLRFDDTNPEKEETEYVEAIKEDLLWLGADWGENLFFASDYFQQLFDWAILLIEEGKAYVDDLTPSQMREYRGSLTEPGQDSPYRTRTPEENLALFKDMAAGKFQEGEKVLRAKIDMAHPNMNMRDPVLYRILKADHHRTGDKWKIYPSYDFTHGQSDAIEGITHSLCSLEFEYHRPLYNWFIENLPVPHKPRQIEFARLNVEYIVTSKRKLLQLVNEKHVHGWDDPRMPTIAGLRRRGYTPDALKEFCERAGVAKRERVNEYALLEYCLRQDLEGKAIRRMAVLDPLKVVITNFPEETEFYEGPNHPADEDRGSRKVPLTREIYIERDDFMEDPPRKFFRLGPGREVRLRYACYITCTDVIKNDAGEIIELHATFDPESRGGSTPDGRKVKGTIHWVSATENVELEARHYEQLFTKTDPNEVEEGQTFLDNLNPNSETILKCYGEPELANAVVGEPIQFERKGYYVLDSDSSPTQLSFNRSVGLRDSWNKKQGK